The Streptomyces fungicidicus nucleotide sequence AGTTCGCCGACCGTGATCTGGTGATCGAGGCCGTGGTCGAGAACGAGCAGGTCAAGACCGAGATCTTCCAGGTCCTCGACCAGGTGGTGACCCGTCCGGACGCGATCCTGGCCTCCAACACCTCCTCCATCCCGCTGGTGAAGCTGGCGGTCGCCACCTCGCGGCCCGACCACGTCATCGGCATCCACTTCTTCAACCCGGCCCCGGTGCAGAAGCTGGTCGAGCTGATCCCGGCGCTCACCACCTCCGAGGGCACGCTGAGCCGGGCCCAGGTCTTCACCGAGAAGATGCTGGGCAAGCACGCGATCCGCGCCCAGGACCGCTCCGGTTTCGTGGTGAACGCGCTGCTGATCCCGTACCTGCTCTCCGCGATCCGGATGTTCGAGTCGGGCATCGCCAGCCGCGAGGACATCGACAACGGCATGGAGATGGGATGCGCCCACCCGATGGGCCCGCTGAAGCTGTCCGACCTGATCGGCCTGGACACGGTGGCCTCGGTGGCGTACTCGATGTACGAGGAGTACAAGGAGCCGCTGTACGCCGCTCCCCCGCTGCTGCAGCGCATGGTCGACGCGGGCCGGCTGGGCCGCAAGAGCGGCTCGGGCTTCTACACCTACTGAGCGCCTGCGGGGGCCCGGCACCCGGCGGGTGCCGGGCCCCCGGTGCGTCTCAGGGCCTGCCGTCCTGGCCGGGCCTGAGATGGTGCAGCAGGAGTAACGCCGCCGCCATGTTGGCGGCCGGGACCTCCCCGGCGGCGACCAGGTCGGGGACCACTTTCAGGGGCACCCACTCCCGGCGGTCCGACTCGAAGTCGTCCACCGGGTGTCCGACGTACTCGCCCTCGTCGGACCAGTAGATGTGGTGCCGGGCGTCGGTGAGGCCGTTGGACGGCTCCACGCTCATCAGATGGCGCAGCGGTCCCGGCCGCCAGCCGGTCTCCTCCTCCAGTTCCCTCGCGGCGGCCCGGACGACGTCCTCGCCGTCCTCGACGACGCCGGCCGCGAGCTCCCACCCCCAGCTGTCGGTGATGAAACGGTGGCGCCACAGCAGGAGGACCTCGTTGGCCTCGTTCACCACCGTGGCCACGGCGACGGGCCGCAGCCGTATCAGGAAGTGGTCGAGATGCCGGCCGTCCGGCAGCTCCACATCCGCGAGATTGACGCTGAACCAGCGGTTTGCGTACACAGTTTGTTCGTTCTGCTTCGTCCACTGCACGGTTCTGCCACCTTCCGACGGGTAAGGGGCAATATCGCAGCAGCGGCGGTGCGGCAGCAGGCGCACGGGAGGCCGCCCGCGGTGCGGCGGCGGGCGCGGTGGAGGCGCGTACGGGGCACGGATGCCCGAGGGCGGCGCCCGTACTACAGCGGTACGCGCAGTGCCCCGTCGATGAGCTCGGCCGCCTCGGCCGTGCCCGCGCAGCCGCTGCGGACGAGGTGGTCACGCACCGCGCGCAGTCTGTCCCGCAGCCGCTGCGACTCCATCCCGCGGGCCTGTTCGGTCATCTGCACCGCGACGGCCACCGCCTTGTCGGCATTGCCCTGGCGCAGTTCGACGGTGCTCAGCATGGCCAGCCGGTGCACCCGGCCCCGGTCGTGCGCGGGGTTGTCCACGGCCGCCGCCGCGTGCTCCCGGGCCGCCGCCAGCTCGCCGAGGCTGAGCAGGGCCTCCGCCACCTGGACGTTGACCAGGCCGGGCTGGACGTAGCCGGTCTCGTCGGGTTCGTGTCCGCGCCGGATGCGCTCGGCGGCCCGCTCGGCCCGGCGGATGCAGGACAGCGCGCCGGTGCCGTCGCCGAGGTGTGCGTACGCCTTGGCCTGCATCGCGTACAGGTCGGAGGCGAGGGCGGGGGTGATGCGGGTGCCGGCGGCGCGCAGCGCGGCCTCGGCGAAGGCCACGGCCTGCCGGTACTCCCGCATGAACAGCGACTGGTTGACGAGCAGGGCGATCACATAGGCGCCGAGTCCCCGGTCGCCGCTGGCCTTCGCCAGCCGGAGCGCCTGGTGGAAGTAGCGCTGGGCGAGGCCGTGCGCGTCGGAGTCGTACGCGCAGATGCCGGTGATCGCGACCAGGCCCCCGGTGGCGCGGTGCAGTTGGCGGCCGGTGGCGTCGGTGTAGTGGCCGCGCAGCAGCGGGGCGGCCTCGGCGTTGAGGAATCCGACGATCCGGGCGCGGGTCGCGACACCGCCGGCCTTGCGGTACATCTGCTCGTAGTGGGTGCGGGCGGCCCGCAGCATGTCGAGGTCGCCGGGGGTGACCCGGTGCCGGCCGCCGCGCGAGACGTCCATGTCCTCGGGCGGGTTCTCCCACTCCCACACGGGCATCACGGCGGGCGTCCCGGTGACCGCGGGAGCGCCGAGCACATGCGGGCGGCGCTGCTGGTCGGAGCGCCACAGCGCGGTGGCCCGCTCGACGAAACCGGAGAGCGAGCCGGTGTGCGGGGCGGACGGTTCGCCGGGCACGCCGAGGCCGATGTCGTCGAGGGTGACCTGACGGCGCAGCCGGGCGGCGAGCACCTCGCAGATCAGGTCGGGCACCTGCCCCCGGGGCCGCTGTCCCTTCAGCCACCGGGCCACGGCGGTGTGTTCGTAGCGCAGCGGCAGACCGCGCGCCCGGCCGGCCTGGTTGACGTGCGCGGCCAGGCCGGCGTGTGAGATCGCGGCCTCGTCCAGGATCGCGTCGAGCAGGGTGTTCGGCTGCATTCCAGGCCCCCCGGTGGCTCGGTGCCGGACAGAGTAGTGGCTGCCCGTTCACACGGGGTGTGAACGGAGTGCCCGAATCCGAAGGGTGCGCGCACTGTCGCGGAGCGTGTCCGGCGGGTTGACTGAACTGCCTCGAAAGAGGCCGGCCGGGCCGCCGGCTCCCCCTCATACAGTGCGGCGGCCCGATCCACGCCGTCCGCCCTGCTGCCTGCCCGACACTCCGTGGCGGGACGGACGGCGTGGCGCCGCCGGTCATGCCAGGGACTGGAGGCGGTCCGTCGGGTGCGGCTGCGCGGCCGAAGGGCGCGCGGCCTGCCGCGCTCCGGAACGAGTGCCTTCCCCGTGCCGCTCGTTCCGGAGGATCAGCAGGGCCACGTCGTCCTTCGGCGGGCCGGCGGTGTGCCGCAGCAGTTCCGTGAGAACCGTGCACAGCAGGGAGCGGGGCGTGGACGGGGTGGTGCGGGCCGCCTCGCCCAGGACGTCCCGCAGCGGGAAGAACCGGCCCCCGGCGTCCCGTGCCTCCTCGGCTCCGTCCGTGTACAGGACCAGCGCGTCGCCGGGCAGCAGACGTCCGCAGGGGACGGTGGGGAGTCCGGGCGGCAGGGGGAACAGGCCGAGCGGGGGAAGCGGGTCGGCGCTCACGAGGGGTTCGGCGCGGGCGCCGGTCAGCAGATACGGCCAGGGGTGCCCGCAGTTGAGAGCCCGCACTCCGCCGTCCGGGAGGATCTCCAGGAGCAGTACGGTGACGAACTCCTCGGCGGAAGCCGCGTGTTGAGCGGTGGACGCGGCCGCGGGTTCCGGAGCTGCGAGGTCCCGCTCCCGCCGGCGCCGGGCCATGGCCCGCTCCAGGCGGCGCAGCACGCCGGCCAGTTCGGCCTCGTCGTGGGCGGCCTCGCGGAAGCTGCCGAGGACGGCGGCGGCGGTTTCCACCGCGGCGAGTCCGTGGCCGCGGACGTCGCCGATCACGGCCCGTACGCCGTGCTCGGTGGCGACGGCCTCGTACAGATCTCCGCCGATCCGGGCTTCCGGATCGGCGGAGAGGTGGACCGCGGCGGCGGCCAGGCCGTCGACCCGCGGGGGCGGCGGTCGCAGCAGTGCGTTCTGCGCGGTCTCCGCGGTGCGGCGGGACCGCCGGAGTTCGCGCAGCAGCCGGTGCCGGGCGTGCACCACCAGGCCTGTGCCGAGGGCGCACATCACCGCGCTGCTGATCAGACGGGCGGCGAGGGCGTCGTCGTGGGCGAGCGGGCAGGTCATCCGTTAGGCGACCGCGGTGGCGCCCAGTGCCGTGGGCACCGCGAGGCCGGGTACCCGGGAGCGGAGCCGGGGTGGCACCCTGCGGGGAGCCCCGGGTTTCGAGCGGATCATGCCGATGGCCCCCCATGTAGGCCCGGACAGCGCAGATGGGCCCCGAGAGGCCGGTCCGATTCTGTCGACCGGTGAGGGCTTTTTGACGCATCGGGCGGAATCGTCACCCGAATGAGTGAGGTGACTGGTGGGGTGGGGGTGGTGGCGAGGTGGGGGTGGGGCGGGCAGGGGTTTTCGCCCCCGCCGCCCCTTCCCGTCCCGTCTTCGGGGGCTTCGCCCCCGGGCCCCCAGTCCTCAAACGCCGGACTGGCTGGAAGTTGCCGGACGGGCTGGAAGTTGCCGGACGGGCGGGAAGCGGCGCCGGACGGGCGCGGGGCCCGTCCGGCGGGGGGTCAGGCTCTGAGGGTGGCTCCTGTGCGGTCGCCCGCGAGGGTGACCGCCGCTTCCCGGGCCGCCGACGCCTCGTCGACGGTCAGGGTGCGGTCGGTCGCTCGGAAGCGCAGCGCGTAGGCCAGGGACTTGCGGCCCTCGCCCAACTGCTCCGCGTTCTCGTAGACGTCGAACAGGCGGATGGACTCCAGCAGTTCACCGGCGCCCTCGCGCAGCGCCGCCTCGACGTCCGACGCCGGGACGAACGCGTCGACGACGAGCGCCACGTCCTGCGTGGCGACCGGGAAGGTGGAGATGCCCGGCGCCTGCGGAGTGTCGTCGCCGACCTGCTCCAGGGCGTCGAGGTCCAGCTCCATCGCACAGGCGCGCGCGGGCAGGCCCAGGTTCTTCAGGACGCGCGGGTGCAGCTCACCGGCGTGGCCGATGACGCGCTCGGCGCCGTCGACGGTGACGGTCAGCTCGGCGCAGCGGCCCGGGTGCCAGGGACCGTACTGGCCCTTGCGGACGCCCAGTTCGGCGCCGGCCTCGCGGGCGACGGTCCGGGCGGCCTCGACCGCGTCGGCCCAGTCGCCGGCACGGCCCCTGCCCCACCAGCCGGCCTGCTCGCGGGCTCCGGCCAGGACCACGGCGACGTGCCGCGGCTGGTAGGGCAGCGCGGCGTCCAGCGCGGCGATGTCGTCCTCACTGGGGCGCCGGTCCACGGACAGGTTGACGGCGGTCCGCTGCTCGTCACGCGGCTGGAAGACCAGGCCCGTCTCGAACAGCGCGAGGTCGTGCGCGCCCCGGCCGTCGTTGCGGCGCAGCGCGCCGAGCAGACCCGGCAGCAGCGTGGTCCGCAGCGCGGGCTCCTCGTCGCTGAGCGGGTTGACCAGCCTGACGACGCGGCGGGCCGGGTCGTCGGCCTCGAGTCCGAGCTGGTCGAAGACCTGCTCGCTGACGAACGGGTAGTTCAGCGCCTCGACGTACCCTGCCCCGGCGAGCGCGCGCCCGATACGGCGGTGCAGACGCTGGCGGGCGGTCAGGCCCCGGCCGGCCGGCGGCCTGGGAAGCGTGGAGGGCAGGTTCTCGTAGCCCTCCAGCCGGATGACCTCCTCGGCGAGGTCGTTCGGGTCGGCGAGGTCGGGCCGCCAGGACGGGACGGTGACGATCAGCTCGTCCTGCCCGTACACGTCGCAGCCGACCTCCTGCAGGCGGCGTACGACGGTCTCCCGGCCGTACGACACGCCCGCGACCTTGTCGGGGTGGTCGGCGGCGACGGTGACGGTGTGCGGCGCGGACGGGGCGACGACCTCGGTGACGCCGGCCTCGGCGGTGCCGCCGGCGAGCAGCACCAGCAGGTCGACGGTGCGCTGCGCGGCAGCGGCGGCGGCCTGCGGGTCGACGCCGCGCTCGAAGCGGCGGGAGGCCTCGGAGGACAGCTTGTGCCGTCGGGCGGTGCGCGCGATGGCCACCTGGTCGAAGTGGGCGGCCTCGATGACCACGTCGGTCGTCGAGCTTCCGCCGTTCTCGGCCGCGTCGTGGTCCGCGATCTCCGTGTCGGCGCCGCCCATGACGCCGGCGAGGCCGATCGGACCGCGGTCGTCGGTGATGACGAGGTCCTCGGCGTGCAGCTTCCGCTCGACGCCGTCGAGGGTGACGATCTTCTCGCCCTCCCCCGCGCGGCGGACGCCGATGGTGCCCTGGACCAGACCGCGGTCGTACGCGTGCAGCGGCTGGCCGAGCTCCATCATCACGTAGTTGGTGACGTCGACGGCGAGCGAGATCGGGCGCATGCCGACCTTCTGCAGCCGGCGCTGGAGCCAGATCGGGGAGCGCGCCTCGGGGCTGAGGCCGGTCACCGTGCGGGCGGTGAAGCGGTCGCAGCCGGCCGGGTCGGAGACCTTCACCGGGTAGCCGAAGGCGTTCGGTCCCGGCACGTCGAGGAGGGCCGGGTCGCGCAGCGGCAGGCCGTAGGCGATGGCGGTCTCGCGGGCGACGCCGCGGATGGACAGGCAGTCGCCGCGGTTGGCGGTGACCGCGATGTCCAGGACCTCGTCGACCAGCTCGAGCAGCTCGATGGCGTCCTTGCCGACCTCGGTCTCCGGCGGCAGCACGATGATGCCGTGGGTGCCGTCGTCGCCCATGCCCAGCTCGTCGCTGGAGCAGATCATGCCGTGGGACGTCTTGCCGTAGGTCTTGCGGGCGCTGATCGAGAAGCCGCCCGGCAGGGTGGCGCCGGGGAGGACCACGACGACCTTGTCGCCGACGGCGAAGTTGCGGGCGCCGCAGACGATCTCCTGGGGCTCGCCGGTGCCGTTGGCCTGGCCGACGTCGACGGTGCAGAAGCGGATCGGCTTCTTGAAGCCCTCCAGCTCCTCGATGGTCAGCACCCGGCCGACGACGAGGGGGCCCTTGAGGTCGGCGCCGAGGTGCTCGACGGTCTCGACCTCGAGTCCGGCCGAAATGAGCTTGGCCTGTACGTCACGGCCGGTCTCCGTCGCCGGCAGGTCGACGTACTCCCGCAGCCAAGAAAGCGGGATCCGCATCAGATCTCCATCCCGAACGGCCGGGTGAACCGGACGTCACCCTCGACCATGTCTCGCATGTCCTCGACGTTGTGGCGGAACATCAGCATCCGCTCGATGCCGAACCCGAAGGCGAAGCCGCTGTACTTCTCCGGGTCGACGCCGCAGGCGGTGAGCACCCGCGGGTTGACCATGCCGCAGCCGCCGAGCTCGATCCAGCCCTCGCTGGAGCAGGTGCGGCAGGGCCGGTCGGGGTTGCCGACGGACTCGCCCCGGCAGACGTAGCAGAGCATGTCCATCTCGGCGCTCGGCTCGGTGAAGGGGAAGAAGTTCGGCCGCAGCCGGGTCTTCATCTCCGCGCCGAACAGCGACTGGACCATGTGGTCAAGGGTGCCCTTGAGGTCCGCCATGGTCAGGCCCTCGTCCACGGCGAGCAGCTCGACCTGGTGGAAGACGGGGGTGTGCGTGGCGTCCAGCTCGTCGGTGCGGTACACCCGGCCGGGGCAGATCACGTAGACCGGCAGTTCGCGGTCGAGCAGGGAGCGGATCTGCACGGGCGAGGTGTGGGTGCGCAGCACCACACCGGACTCGGTGCCGCCGTCGGGGCCCTGCACGAAGAAGGTGTCGGCCTCGCCGCGGGCGGGGTGGTCCGGGCCGATGTTGAGGGCGTCGAAGTTGAACCACTCGGCCTCGGCCTGGGGGCCCTCGGCGACCTCGTAGCCCATGGCCACGAAGACGTCCTCGATGCGCTCCGACAGCGTGGTGAGGGGGTGGCGGGCGCCGGCCGGGACACGGTCGTGGGGCAGCGTGACGTCCACGGCCTCCTCGACCAGCACCCGGGCGTCCCGCTCGGCCTCGAGTTCGGCCTGGCGGGCGGCGAGGCCCTTGTTCACGGCACCGCGCGCCTGGCCCACCCGCTTGCCCGCGTCCGCCTTGGCGTGCGGCGGCAGGGCGCCGATCTCGCGGTTGGCCAGCGACAGCGGGGAGGTTCCGCCGGTGTGGGCGACCTTGGCCTCCTGGAGCGCGTCGAGCGAGTCCGCGGCGGCGAAGGCGGCGAGCGCCTCGTCCCGCATGCGCTCGATCTCTTCCGGTTTCAACGCCTCGACCTCGACAGGGTCGTACGACTTATTCGGTGCCGACATCTCTTCCCGTGCTTCCGATTGCTGGCTGATGGGTCCCCGTCATCGACTCGTGGACGAGTCGTCGCCGTCGCGTCTTCTCGTCGTCGCGGCTCTCGTCCTCGGGACGCAAAGGTGCCAGTGGCCGAGTCTAACGGGGTGGGGGAACGCGGATGCGCCCGTGGGGCCGCCGGGCGTCTCAGGTGAGGTACGCCGGCGCCGCCACGGGCAGCGTAAATCGGAACTCGGCGCCGCCGCCGGGGGCGCGTCCGACCGTGATGGTGCCGCCGTGGGCCTCCACGATGCCCTTGACGATGTACAGCCCGAGGCCTGTCCCGCCGCGCTTGCTGCCCCGCCAGAAGCGGGTGAAGACGCGGTTCATGGACTCCTCCGGGATGCCGGGCCCCTCGTCGCTCACCGTGACCGACGTGGCTGCGTTCTCGCCGTTCTCCCGCTCTCGCGGGGACACCGAGGGCGTGACGTCAATGGTGACGGTTCCCTCGCCGTGGCGCACCGCATTTTCCAGCAGGTTGCTGAGCACCTGGTCGACCTTGTCGGGGTCGGCCCACAGGTCGGGCAGGGGGCGCTGCACCCGCAGCAGGAACCGGTCGGCCGACTGTCCGGCGGCCACGTACGCCTGGATGTGCCGTCCGACGGCGGCGCCGATGTCGACGGGCTGGCGGCGCACCTCCAGACGTCCGGAG carries:
- a CDS encoding 3-hydroxybutyryl-CoA dehydrogenase, which translates into the protein MTDIERVGVVGCGQMGAGIAEVCARAGLDVKVAETTGEALEIGRTRLFNSLSKAAERGKISAEELDSTQARLSFTTDLGEFADRDLVIEAVVENEQVKTEIFQVLDQVVTRPDAILASNTSSIPLVKLAVATSRPDHVIGIHFFNPAPVQKLVELIPALTTSEGTLSRAQVFTEKMLGKHAIRAQDRSGFVVNALLIPYLLSAIRMFESGIASREDIDNGMEMGCAHPMGPLKLSDLIGLDTVASVAYSMYEEYKEPLYAAPPLLQRMVDAGRLGRKSGSGFYTY
- a CDS encoding NUDIX hydrolase; this encodes MQWTKQNEQTVYANRWFSVNLADVELPDGRHLDHFLIRLRPVAVATVVNEANEVLLLWRHRFITDSWGWELAAGVVEDGEDVVRAAARELEEETGWRPGPLRHLMSVEPSNGLTDARHHIYWSDEGEYVGHPVDDFESDRREWVPLKVVPDLVAAGEVPAANMAAALLLLHHLRPGQDGRP
- a CDS encoding transcriptional regulator, with translation MQPNTLLDAILDEAAISHAGLAAHVNQAGRARGLPLRYEHTAVARWLKGQRPRGQVPDLICEVLAARLRRQVTLDDIGLGVPGEPSAPHTGSLSGFVERATALWRSDQQRRPHVLGAPAVTGTPAVMPVWEWENPPEDMDVSRGGRHRVTPGDLDMLRAARTHYEQMYRKAGGVATRARIVGFLNAEAAPLLRGHYTDATGRQLHRATGGLVAITGICAYDSDAHGLAQRYFHQALRLAKASGDRGLGAYVIALLVNQSLFMREYRQAVAFAEAALRAAGTRITPALASDLYAMQAKAYAHLGDGTGALSCIRRAERAAERIRRGHEPDETGYVQPGLVNVQVAEALLSLGELAAAREHAAAAVDNPAHDRGRVHRLAMLSTVELRQGNADKAVAVAVQMTEQARGMESQRLRDRLRAVRDHLVRSGCAGTAEAAELIDGALRVPL
- a CDS encoding PP2C family protein-serine/threonine phosphatase — its product is MTCPLAHDDALAARLISSAVMCALGTGLVVHARHRLLRELRRSRRTAETAQNALLRPPPPRVDGLAAAAVHLSADPEARIGGDLYEAVATEHGVRAVIGDVRGHGLAAVETAAAVLGSFREAAHDEAELAGVLRRLERAMARRRRERDLAAPEPAAASTAQHAASAEEFVTVLLLEILPDGGVRALNCGHPWPYLLTGARAEPLVSADPLPPLGLFPLPPGLPTVPCGRLLPGDALVLYTDGAEEARDAGGRFFPLRDVLGEAARTTPSTPRSLLCTVLTELLRHTAGPPKDDVALLILRNERHGEGTRSGARQAARPSAAQPHPTDRLQSLA
- the pheT gene encoding phenylalanine--tRNA ligase subunit beta, whose amino-acid sequence is MRIPLSWLREYVDLPATETGRDVQAKLISAGLEVETVEHLGADLKGPLVVGRVLTIEELEGFKKPIRFCTVDVGQANGTGEPQEIVCGARNFAVGDKVVVVLPGATLPGGFSISARKTYGKTSHGMICSSDELGMGDDGTHGIIVLPPETEVGKDAIELLELVDEVLDIAVTANRGDCLSIRGVARETAIAYGLPLRDPALLDVPGPNAFGYPVKVSDPAGCDRFTARTVTGLSPEARSPIWLQRRLQKVGMRPISLAVDVTNYVMMELGQPLHAYDRGLVQGTIGVRRAGEGEKIVTLDGVERKLHAEDLVITDDRGPIGLAGVMGGADTEIADHDAAENGGSSTTDVVIEAAHFDQVAIARTARRHKLSSEASRRFERGVDPQAAAAAAQRTVDLLVLLAGGTAEAGVTEVVAPSAPHTVTVAADHPDKVAGVSYGRETVVRRLQEVGCDVYGQDELIVTVPSWRPDLADPNDLAEEVIRLEGYENLPSTLPRPPAGRGLTARQRLHRRIGRALAGAGYVEALNYPFVSEQVFDQLGLEADDPARRVVRLVNPLSDEEPALRTTLLPGLLGALRRNDGRGAHDLALFETGLVFQPRDEQRTAVNLSVDRRPSEDDIAALDAALPYQPRHVAVVLAGAREQAGWWGRGRAGDWADAVEAARTVAREAGAELGVRKGQYGPWHPGRCAELTVTVDGAERVIGHAGELHPRVLKNLGLPARACAMELDLDALEQVGDDTPQAPGISTFPVATQDVALVVDAFVPASDVEAALREGAGELLESIRLFDVYENAEQLGEGRKSLAYALRFRATDRTLTVDEASAAREAAVTLAGDRTGATLRA
- the pheS gene encoding phenylalanine--tRNA ligase subunit alpha; this translates as MSAPNKSYDPVEVEALKPEEIERMRDEALAAFAAADSLDALQEAKVAHTGGTSPLSLANREIGALPPHAKADAGKRVGQARGAVNKGLAARQAELEAERDARVLVEEAVDVTLPHDRVPAGARHPLTTLSERIEDVFVAMGYEVAEGPQAEAEWFNFDALNIGPDHPARGEADTFFVQGPDGGTESGVVLRTHTSPVQIRSLLDRELPVYVICPGRVYRTDELDATHTPVFHQVELLAVDEGLTMADLKGTLDHMVQSLFGAEMKTRLRPNFFPFTEPSAEMDMLCYVCRGESVGNPDRPCRTCSSEGWIELGGCGMVNPRVLTACGVDPEKYSGFAFGFGIERMLMFRHNVEDMRDMVEGDVRFTRPFGMEI